In the Pseudoalteromonas sp. A25 genome, TTGGCGGCGGTGCTTTACGTTGTTGATCATCTGTTTTTTGCCATGGCAATTGCTTTGAAAACATATTTTCAGAAAATAGCCAGACCTGAAGATATCGCCTCCACAGCGGGTGTTAGCTTTACAATCAATCATATTGCAGCCGTTATTATTCCAGCAAGTTTTGGCATCGTATGGCTTTACGACAATTCCTTGGTGTTTTACTTTGGCGCTGGATTAGCTGCATGTTCGCTAATTTTAAGTCAATTCATTGGCTGGCACTTACAGCGTAGGCAAGCTCAGTTGCCAATTGCAGAGCAACATATAAGCTAAAACAAATATAGAGGCGTCAGGTTTGCATAGAGCTCAATCGCTGTTTTAAATGATCAATAAACATGCGAGTTTTTAGAGGCGTAAAAGCACTTTTTGGGTAGTATGCCCATAACTGCTTTTTAGCAGATTGAATGGCAGGTAAAACGGGTACTAACGTACCTGCGTCGAGCTGTTTTGTAAGGTAACTTGGTGATATAAAAATTAATCCCATACCTTGTTCTGCTGCCTCTAGCATCACATCTAAGTGGTCAGACACGAAGTTATAATGTGTGAAATCAAATTTGCTTCCATCATTTAAAACAATATGACCTTTTTGTTGATAATAGCTGCTCAGCAGCATGTTATGACCAGCCAAGTCCTCTAATTTATCAATGTTGGGATGTTGCAGTAAGTAGCTAGGGGACGCAAATAGACTCATTTGATATGTTAATAAGCTACACCCTTTATGGGCAATAGAGTCAAACTCGTCATAGTGGCGAGTGATAACTAAATCATGATGCAAATCCGGCGGGGCACCAGGGGCGAGCACATTTAGCTGGATACTGATCTCTGGATAAGTGGCCAAAAAGCTCTGGATACTCGGCATTAAGATACTATTACCCACCGCTAAGGTAGCGGCAATTTTCAATGTGCCAGTAGGAATTTGATTCATTTCTTGAGTGTGTGTCATAACAGACTCAAACTGCGCCAGTAATGCCCGAGCTTTGGGTAGAAACACTTGCCCAGACTCACTTAAAGTAACTTGTCTTGTTGTACGAATGAGCAAACTGGTACCTAGTTGTCTTTCTAGCCAATCAATGCGCTTGCTCACTGCAGATGATGAAATACCAAGCTGCTGGGCAGCCTGTGTAAAACTTGCTTGTTCTGCAATCAGTACAAAGCTTTTGGCTGCTGTTAACCAATCCATATTAGTTCTTGTTAGGATGTAATGTTATTCCAATTACATGCTTTTTAATCATTAAAGTAAAGCCTATATTAACGGCTCATTGTTTGTTGAGTGGATATAATGATGGTATGGGTGGCAGTGTTACTTTTGTCTTGCTCTCAATTAGCGAGCCAAATATTTTTGCCGGTGTTGCCCCAGATTGCCAGTCAACTGGCACTCAGTATTGGGCAAAGTCAAATGATGATCACTGGGTACTTCCTATGTTTAGGGATATCACAATTGGTTGTTGGCCCACTGCGAGATAAGTATGGTGATAGGCAAGTCTTTATTATTGGCCAGTCGCTGTTTGTCTTGGGGTGTGTGTTATGTGCGATGGCAAACAATGTGGCGTGGTTTGCTTTAGGCCGAGTGCTTCAAGGGTTGGGGGCTGCAGCACCACTGCTAATAAGCAGAACCTTGCTGGGTGTTGTATACCAAGGCAAGTATTTACAAAGCGCCATAAACAGTTTAGCAATGGCTGCGAGTGGTATCGCGATATTGTCACCTTATTTAGGGGGGGCTTTGGGGCAGTGGTCAAGTTGGCAAGCTGTTGCTTGGTCATTAGCGGGTTATGTGTTTCTTGTCGCTTTGATTGGATTAAAGCTGTTGCCTCGCAGCAAACTGTATCAAGCGCCTATTTCATTGCACCCAAGGCAGCTGCTAGAGCGTTATAGTTTGCTGTTGTTTGCGCCACAATTTATCGCGGTTGCGTTATTTAAATGGGGACCCACTTTCATATATTTAACTATCCAACTGTACTACCCATTTGTATTACAGTCACAATTTGCCATGACGCAAAGTGATTTTGGCCAGTTTATGATGTTACCTATGGTTGGGTTATTAGTGGGCGCTATGCTGACTAAGTATTTTCAAAGTCGGTGTGGTGTGGGCAAAACACTTGCGCTTTTTTGGCCTTTATTGCTGATAAGCGGTAGCTGTTTTTTGATTTTACCATTCACGTTGGTTACTGCGTTGTTTGGATATGCATTGGTAATGATTGTTTTTGGCGGTTACTTTTCTTTGTATATGCGCCTTGTGAGTAGGCTTTTCCCTTCTCAGGCTGGTACTGCCAATGCGCTAATTGGTGCTATCGAGTTACTGCTATTTACGTTACTGGCAGTGGCTCTTAATACCTACTTTATAAATGTGCCCAGTGATATCGCTTGGCTTATCTGGGCTGTAGCTGCGTTGCTGATATGGGCTTGGGGAACCTTGTTTATAGAGCAAGAACAAGCGAGCGTTTATTGCCAGCATTTAAAGCAAACAGTAAAAATTAAAAAAAGGAGTCGCTAATGCAATTTAGTACAGCAAGACTTGCAATTCGTTTAGTCACACCAGATGACTTACAAGCTAGCTATGAGCATCGTAGTTGTGCGCAAACCTCTCGCTATATAGGTGATCCCGTTACCTTTGAGCAAGCAAAAACACGGTTATTAGAAGGTTGTAAACCATGGTTAGCGCACGAACATCAACGTTTAGCGCTGGCAATTACTTTGCAAGAGGGTGGTAAGCTGATAGGCGAATTGATGTTTAAATATGTCAATAAGGAGAGCTTAATTGGTGAAATAGGGTATAGATTACATAAAGATTATATTGGTCAAGGGTATGCGTTTGAGGCGGTTGATGCATTCGTTAAAACGCTATTTGAACAATTGCCCGTAATGAAAGTTACTGCGCTATGCGCCACTGAAAATACGGCATCATGGAAGTTAATGGAAAAGCTAGGAATGCAAAGAGAGGGGCACTTGCGCAGTCATATCAAATTAGGAAATGCGCGCGCAGATGCCTATTATTACGGTTTGTGTCGAAATTAGAGCTCAGAGGCTGAACGAGGATACACGCATAAGTTATGAGTGTTTTCCTTCATCAAATAGCGATTTTAGGCTATGTGCAAACTGCTTAACCTTTTCTTGCATAGTTTGTTTAACGCTAATATCAACGGAGCCTAAAATTACTTTACCTTGAATATAAAGTTTGGGACGTTGGGCGGTATGAGTATTTGATGAGAGCCCTACACGGTTATTGCTCACATGGCCTAGGATATTTGTGGTGCTAGTGATGACGTCAATGTTGTCAGGGACAATAATTTCATCACTGCCACTGATACAGTTTATTTCTATGGTTACCTCTGGGTGCGTAAACACTGCATTTCTAAAATCTAACTCTATGCTACCCAGATAGTTATTTAGTTTTATATGCTTAGGAACAACCCACTCGCCGCTGCGTTGATCAGCGCTTAAAATTGAGGTGATGCTGAGTGTATCAGGATGATCAGTCGAGGCGGTAAATTTTGGTTGCATTCTCGCTTGCTTTTCACTGTGATAGCGCGGATCAGATTGAAGCGGTAAGTCGGCTGCTAAAGCTTGAAGTTGCTCTGCATCATCTATGCTATACGCCTTGTCTAAACGACGTTCAAAGGCATCTGCTGATATTTCGCCATGACTGTAGTTAAGGATAAGTTGATCGATCACTTCTTCTCTGACGGCATCAACAGGTCTATCTTTAGTGGGTACTGGCATTTTACTCTCCCTATAGTGCAATAATCATCATTTTACATGTACTAGCAATGACCGGGCCATGATTTAAATTGTTTTTTATCAGATACTTATGTTTTAGTGTTGGGTTGATAGATGGTGATAAGTACCAAAGAGTAGGCAATTTCACCAATTATATGTAGTTATAACAGCAAGAACGACAGGATGCGAGGTGTGATTATTGACAGGATAGGTCGATACCCGCAGGTATCGACCTTGATTGTTCAAGTATTACAGTGCTTTAAATCGAATGGCTGTACCACCGCTGGTAGCCAACTTCAAAGTTAATGTATCTTTTGCCGTAACAATGCGTTTGCTGATTTGTATATCATATGGGTTATTTTTCCACTCAGCATTTTTACCGTCTTGGTATATTTGTGCTTCGAATTTTTTATTTTCTTCTAAAAAGCTTAGTGGCACTGTTATTGTTCGGGCTTGCTCATCGGTTATGGCTCCTAGATACCAGTCGTTGCCAGGGTATTTTCCTCGCTGTCTTTCTTTTCTAGCAAACACCACGTAATCACCCACCTCCCCCAACAGAGCGAGACTGTGCTCCCAGTCAGTGGGGACATCTTTGATAAACTGAAAGGCATCAGCTTTGGCGAGGTAATTGTTCGGCAGATCTGCTGCCATTTGAATAGGGCTATATAGCACAACATATAAAGCTAGCTGCTTAGCTAATGTGGTTTGAGGGCGGTTAGTTTTATCGCCCAAGCCATTGAAGCCCATGTCAAAAATTCCGGGTGTAAAATCCATTGGCCCTGCTAGCATACGCGTAAACGCCAACATTGGCGTATGCTCTGGAGGGTTGGGTGGTGTACCCCAAGCATTAAACTCTTGACCTCTTGCCCCCTCACGGCTTAACCAGTTTGGATATGTGCGGCGCAATCCGGTATCTTTGATGGGTTCGTGACTATTAATACTAATTTGATACTTGGATGCACGCTTTACGTTATCTAGATATTCGTTGACCATGAATTGACCATCATGCCATTCAAAGCGAGGGATGCCTCGCTCGTCTATACGTTTGATGTTGCCACCATCAGCAACATAGCCAGTTTTGACCTGGCGCACACCAACTTGTTGGTATAGTTTAAATGCATCATCCATTTGGTTGCGATAGTTGCTGACATTACCAGATGTCTCGTGATGGCCAATAAGGCGCGCCCCGACTTTTTTGCCATGCTCACTAATGGCTGCAATATCAAAATCTGGATAGGTTTGAGTGAAGCTAAACACATCGCCGTTATAGAACCAGTCACCGTCCCATCCAGTATTCCAGCCTTCAACTAATACGCCATCGAATCCATGCTTTGCCGCAAAGCTCAAGTATTCTTTAGTGCGTTCGGTAGTGGCGCCATGTTTTTCACCACTGCCCCAGGTATTTTTGCCGATATGCATACCCCACCAAATACCCAAATATTTACCAGGCTCGATCCATGACGTATCTGCTAATTTATTGGGCTCATTTAGGTTTAAAATGAGATGAGAGTTGAGCAAGTCAGTGGCTTTATCGCCTATCTGCAAGGTTCTCCATGGCGTTTTAAATTGCCCATTGGTTTTAACTTTTATACCATCAGACCAAGGTGTTAAGTCAGCTATAAAAGTGCCTGGACGGCGTTGATTTAAAGTCATTGCTGCATAGTCAACGAGTGCAGCTTCATGCACGCTAATGTGCACGCCATCAGCATTTTTTAGTGTGAAG is a window encoding:
- a CDS encoding glycoside hydrolase family 97 protein, producing MRLISTLTLCGSLFCAATQAASYSVSSPDGNIKFTVDDNHAQPQYQVTFNNKPLLNGSKLGFEFQRAAPMKDNIEISTSTTSKHHSTWQQPWGETRIIEDSHNELEVKLRDKNNKESAYILRVRVFNDGLGFRYEVNKNNALYITKELTEFNFATSESSTAWWIPARGWNRYEYTYNTTSLHDAAHVHTPFTLKNADGVHISVHEAALVDYAAMTLNQRRPGTFIADLTPWSDGIKVKTNGQFKTPWRTLQIGDKATDLLNSHLILNLNEPNKLADTSWIEPGKYLGIWWGMHIGKNTWGSGEKHGATTERTKEYLSFAAKHGFDGVLVEGWNTGWDGDWFYNGDVFSFTQTYPDFDIAAISEHGKKVGARLIGHHETSGNVSNYRNQMDDAFKLYQQVGVRQVKTGYVADGGNIKRIDERGIPRFEWHDGQFMVNEYLDNVKRASKYQISINSHEPIKDTGLRRTYPNWLSREGARGQEFNAWGTPPNPPEHTPMLAFTRMLAGPMDFTPGIFDMGFNGLGDKTNRPQTTLAKQLALYVVLYSPIQMAADLPNNYLAKADAFQFIKDVPTDWEHSLALLGEVGDYVVFARKERQRGKYPGNDWYLGAITDEQARTITVPLSFLEENKKFEAQIYQDGKNAEWKNNPYDIQISKRIVTAKDTLTLKLATSGGTAIRFKAL
- a CDS encoding LysR family transcriptional regulator; translation: MDWLTAAKSFVLIAEQASFTQAAQQLGISSSAVSKRIDWLERQLGTSLLIRTTRQVTLSESGQVFLPKARALLAQFESVMTHTQEMNQIPTGTLKIAATLAVGNSILMPSIQSFLATYPEISIQLNVLAPGAPPDLHHDLVITRHYDEFDSIAHKGCSLLTYQMSLFASPSYLLQHPNIDKLEDLAGHNMLLSSYYQQKGHIVLNDGSKFDFTHYNFVSDHLDVMLEAAEQGMGLIFISPSYLTKQLDAGTLVPVLPAIQSAKKQLWAYYPKSAFTPLKTRMFIDHLKQRLSSMQT
- a CDS encoding GNAT family N-acetyltransferase encodes the protein MQFSTARLAIRLVTPDDLQASYEHRSCAQTSRYIGDPVTFEQAKTRLLEGCKPWLAHEHQRLALAITLQEGGKLIGELMFKYVNKESLIGEIGYRLHKDYIGQGYAFEAVDAFVKTLFEQLPVMKVTALCATENTASWKLMEKLGMQREGHLRSHIKLGNARADAYYYGLCRN
- a CDS encoding DUF1707 SHOCT-like domain-containing protein; amino-acid sequence: MPVPTKDRPVDAVREEVIDQLILNYSHGEISADAFERRLDKAYSIDDAEQLQALAADLPLQSDPRYHSEKQARMQPKFTASTDHPDTLSITSILSADQRSGEWVVPKHIKLNNYLGSIELDFRNAVFTHPEVTIEINCISGSDEIIVPDNIDVITSTTNILGHVSNNRVGLSSNTHTAQRPKLYIQGKVILGSVDISVKQTMQEKVKQFAHSLKSLFDEGKHS
- a CDS encoding MFS transporter, which gives rise to MMVWVAVLLLSCSQLASQIFLPVLPQIASQLALSIGQSQMMITGYFLCLGISQLVVGPLRDKYGDRQVFIIGQSLFVLGCVLCAMANNVAWFALGRVLQGLGAAAPLLISRTLLGVVYQGKYLQSAINSLAMAASGIAILSPYLGGALGQWSSWQAVAWSLAGYVFLVALIGLKLLPRSKLYQAPISLHPRQLLERYSLLLFAPQFIAVALFKWGPTFIYLTIQLYYPFVLQSQFAMTQSDFGQFMMLPMVGLLVGAMLTKYFQSRCGVGKTLALFWPLLLISGSCFLILPFTLVTALFGYALVMIVFGGYFSLYMRLVSRLFPSQAGTANALIGAIELLLFTLLAVALNTYFINVPSDIAWLIWAVAALLIWAWGTLFIEQEQASVYCQHLKQTVKIKKRSR